The Corythoichthys intestinalis isolate RoL2023-P3 chromosome 2, ASM3026506v1, whole genome shotgun sequence DNA segment TCAGAGTTTTTGCACCTGTTCTAAAAATAGCTTGTTATTATGTTCTCTAGCCTGCAGGTATAACCATTTGCACATTGTATTTTAGTTCAATATGTGTTTGATCACCCAATTTAAaactataaatacattttaaaaaagattgtgttagaagtacatttttagaGTTACAAGAAGCATTTGGCACTGATAAACAGTATTTATTGGCAAGGAATCAATCGGGATCGGTTTGGGAGCAAAAAATTTCATTGGGACATCCCCAcagcaatgtttttctttttaattgtattttactgtaaatataCAGAGAAGCTCACCATCAcaagaaaaatttgtttcagtgCCGTCAGGGACCCTGGACATGTCATGAGGACCAAACAATGTAACCTCTGGCTGAAAATGAGCAACAAAATCACAATCATTCCATAAGTTCAGAGTCTACTACTACAGGCAAATGGCTCCATTTTCAAAGAGAGGTTTCTCACCTTCTTAATGGGAATGAGccctttgtttttttgcattgtgatTTCAGCCTATGTAGAGAAACCCAAAGCGGTGATAATTAACATAACCAGGGCAATAGTTCAACGGGTATTGTGAGTTACCTTAAGGAGAGGCATTTCTCGAGCCTCCTGCACTAACAAATGAAGCTCATTGACCTGCTGCCTCACCAACGGGGGAACAGGGTTACAACAGGCAATGATGCCCTGAGGCTCTCTgggtaaaaaataatgaagcaaaGCTGAGTTATgaataaaacacaaatgtcaGGCCCAGAGAACAAATGGATCATTGTTCAAGCGGGAGACTGAGTCAGCTTACTTTGGCAGCTCCTCAGATATCTTGATCATCATGTGAGTGGGCAGGACatatctaaaaaaacaaaacacaaaaactgtATTGAGAACAATACACTGAGATTTTTGCTGACCACGTGGGTTGTGAAAACCTGTCTCAAACAGTTGAGATCCATCTCCAAACACCATACCCGGTGCTTTCATCTTCCTGCCGCGCAAGCTTGTCCCTCCAGGCAAACAGTAGTCTGAAGGCAGTGAGCTGCTGAGTGTTGAAAGACTTTTTCTGCTTCCTCTGCACCTCCAGATAGGATTCCTCTGTGAATATTGGCTTTGCGTATTTCTGCGTGGGAGAAGGAACCCAGTGAGGATTGTGAACATTGGAAATGTGACATATTAGAGACAAGACAAGGAATAAAGTAGACAAGGTCTAAGagacatttgaatttatttggaGCAGCAAATTAAAAGTTGTACAAACCTTCAGGGAAATGTCTTTGCTCCTGGTCCAGACACTCTGGAGTAGACCAGGCTGACCGTGGTTGAAGTCCAGGAGCTGCACCTTCATACAGTCAAATATGTAAAGAAGATAGTGGGTGTCACTGCGGGCATAGAGTTCCATCTCATCTGGCAGGGGCCTGCGGAGACAatgttgtatttaatgttaatgAACgtacaactttcatgaaataaaattaaattaaaaatggtaTCATACCGGATCCTCCAATCAGCAAGCTGATAGCGCTTATCTGAATCCACATTGCAGTAGTGCTTGAGCAAGTGGTCAAGGGAATGTCTGGCCATGTTTAAAGCTCGACTGGCCTGATGCGTGTCAAACAAATTGACCACATACAAGCCAAAGTCCCTCTGGAGCCACTCGATGTCCGAGTCGGCTCCATGAAAAACCTAACGGCCATACAGAAAACAAGACTAGTTTGTTCATCTATTTTCTACACCGCTTATCCTGTTCAGGGTCACAAAATAGGTAATCAATTAAATTACTTTGACTATAGAGGGGTTGGTGAAAGCCTCATTCAGGATGTACATCTCACTGCGCAGTTCCAAAGTGTCAATGATGAAGTCCTCCTCCCTGGTAGAGATCTGCATCAGACAAGTGACTCCCAGGAAACTCCTGTATGAATGGTGCTGTCATAGAGTACAAGTTATGTCAGTTGGTAAACAAGTAGCTGTGCCAGAGTTTGATGAATGACGTAACATCAAAATGTGTATGCACCTCGAGGTCCACTGCAAATTCAGACACCTCATTTAGCTTCTCATTCAGTGCAACCAGATCCTCCAGAGTGTCAATGAAAAGGCAGCTTGTCGCTTCTAATGGTTTATACATCTATAAATGTAGTTGAGATCAAACAAGCAGTAAGATTTTAcatttataaaacaaaaaagaaatgacAAAAATTATATTTCCCCACAAGCACAATTGTAAACAAATGTTAACTGACcgtcattctttattttattatttagaaGTTTAAAGGGCCTCTAAAATCCAGCAAACACTGGCACTCATTTCCTAGTACTGTACTTAGAAACTTTATTGGAGGCTAAAtaaagtagtagtttttgctttatttttatttatttctttttattctgtgattaaatgcgatcttttgtcttggtttttacgttgtgttgatttaaatgtgatttttatggtcttcatgtgatgtaaagcactttgaattgccttgtgttgaattgtgctatataaataaatttgccttgccttgcctaaatgcAAGACAAGTTTTGAGACCACCTGTCAAATCTAACATATCTCATTGAATAAACATTTCCATGAGGAGTGGCCTACATTGCTTATAAAAATATGAAGAATTTTGGGTGGATAATATTTATAATTCACAAGTCCTAGGATCTTATAGTGATTGCAGACTAATTACAAATTAGTTTCACCCAGAAAATTTGTATACTGGCATTTCCTCTGGAATTTTGAGGACTGTTAAACTGACATTTTCAGAAGCCTCATTTTGTCAGTATATTTTAACCTAAaccgggggtcggcaacccgtgttttgaAAGCCGCGTgcagctctttagcgctgccctagtggctccctggagcatttaaaaaatgatcgAAAATGGAaataagatgggggagggaaatatattttttgtttgaacatggtttctgtaggagaacAAACGCTCTTCTGAAAacgatacacaagaaagcccgcaaacagtttggtgaagacatgtcaacaaagcacatggattactggaaccatgtcctatggtctgatgagacaggcggactttcttgtgtaccgtcgtcAGAAGAGGCTCCTGGGGtgatagccatgcacaccaatttgatgtggagtgcggcgtatggtctgagcactaacaggctgaaaccccacctcttcaatcgctgtagcaatgctgacagcacgcctgtaacgagtcacataatatttatattttggagggaaaatgacaagcagcaatttggacatttagggatgtacgcagTTTCtacggggtgtactcacttttgttgccaggggtttagatattaatggctatattttgagggtaaaataaattaactattatataagctgcacacagactacttttcattgtgtcagtctcattttgtcagtgtggtcccatgaaaagatatacttaaatatctgcagagggggtgtactcacttttgtgatacactgtacattttttaatcaattacaAAAAGAAATGTTTAAAATGTCTTCCCTGTTGTGTTGAACAAAAAGGAGAACTTGTTAGTCCCTTTGGTGCTTCACCAAGTGTGCTttttataagaaaaaaatgttcatgcaCAATGGCATACATGTAGCCTACAATTTCAAAGTACCTTGGGCTCAGTCTTGGACAGAATGCCATCTGGTATTGAAAGATGATCCAATTCAAACTGGTAAGGGTGTGCAAACCTATTGAAAAGATGATGAAGATACTTAGTCATAGCAAAAGGCAAAAACATTCCATGATAGTAAAGCCCTCACATGTCTTCTATATGTTCTTGTGTCCTCTGCTGGTGAATCAAGTCGGCCAGCGCAGCTGGGACATCAAGATCTTCTGGTCTCCCTTTACGGAGTTGTTTGGTAGTGAAATCTGTCCTCAAACAGTAAAAGGAGCAAGCAAGATGGTCAGAAATACCAatagtctaaaaaaaaatacagatacaATACCACCACCTTAAGCAGATAGAACCTGTAATTAGAGTATGGCCAACAAGAAACACGTTTTCCCTGGTTTCTATAATAGGATATATAGTAATTGTTTGTCTGTGTCTTACATGAAGGAAGTGGTTTCTGTGCATTGGGCTTGATGAAAATCTTGGGAATAAATGGTGTGTTACTgttgtcaactttttccttgaatTTCATCTGAGGTCTCTGAATATTCTTTGCTTGGAGCAGTCTGAATGTCTGAGAGCGACTGTCAGAGCCTGAACCCTGGTAAATACAAGCATCGTTTGAGTTCAGGTGAGAGACAGTCTTGTATCTGGATGACGAGAGGTAACACAACCAACCTTACGATTCCAGCTGGAAACGACAATCTTTGGAGGCTGAAAGCCTGTGGGCATGACAGGCTGCTGGCTCCTGTTCAGACCATCAGCCTCATCCAGAAGAATTCCCTGGAAATTATGGGCCATTTCTTAAATTGGTTTAAATTACATAATATGTGTTGCAGACAACTTCTAGCACATACCACTTTTTCCAGGATAACATCATTGGAGTCCACAACCAGATCAAATCTCTCCTCCAACCCAGTGAGCTTATTGCAGTCTCTCATCCGAGATCGGCAGCGGTGATGTTGCATGACTTGACTCATGCTACACAGAAAAAACAAGTCAGGATATACCAGATACTCTCTGAAGTACTTAACTGGGTTTgacagaaaaaatatggaataccGTACAGGCAAGAAGCAATCAGTTCATCAAAAGAT contains these protein-coding regions:
- the exosc10 gene encoding exosome component 10 isoform X1, with the protein product MDSVNQNNTATSSSQGTNPNVQDGDDKDFFPGYKDVDAFVKHGLGSVLLATKASAGLPQSGDEFDFYRSFPGFQEFCEVQGDKLLLCMSQVMQHHRCRSRMRDCNKLTGLEERFDLVVDSNDVILEKVGILLDEADGLNRSQQPVMPTGFQPPKIVVSSWNRKGSGSDSRSQTFRLLQAKNIQRPQMKFKEKVDNSNTPFIPKIFIKPNAQKPLPSYFTTKQLRKGRPEDLDVPAALADLIHQQRTQEHIEDMFAHPYQFELDHLSIPDGILSKTEPKMYKPLEATSCLFIDTLEDLVALNEKLNEVSEFAVDLEHHSYRSFLGVTCLMQISTREEDFIIDTLELRSEMYILNEAFTNPSIVKVFHGADSDIEWLQRDFGLYVVNLFDTHQASRALNMARHSLDHLLKHYCNVDSDKRYQLADWRIRPLPDEMELYARSDTHYLLYIFDCMKVQLLDFNHGQPGLLQSVWTRSKDISLKKYAKPIFTEESYLEVQRKQKKSFNTQQLTAFRLLFAWRDKLARQEDESTGYVLPTHMMIKISEELPKEPQGIIACCNPVPPLVRQQVNELHLLVQEAREMPLLKAEITMQKNKGLIPIKKPEVTLFGPHDMSRVPDGTETNFSCDDLPVKEGVLFSDDNQKSDNDIKKISHLVASAKITVFEVTESEEKEIQESPTVAQMKARRIKESFENPFRMYLPSSGVHVNENAKFDPSSKIFEISKRWKLQSMEQQQRELESTKKAKEEAKQQAKRAAEERQKAKESYKKSQQNVATVRQQASKSAKVDGKKRERVPSEVGESAPKPSKKLKYADNNPKTETPPEESFTPFDYSQSDLKVFSETKSKDNSQFDPNKQSHDPKKKKTAAGKKSISGAGNRSMSYLAGTSNRGFHHNWPKK
- the exosc10 gene encoding exosome component 10 isoform X2, with product MDSVNQNNTATSSSQGTNPNVQDGDDKDFFPGYKDVDAFVKHGLGSVLLATKASAGLPQSGDEFDFYRSFPGFQEFCEVQGDKLLLCMSQVMQHHRCRSRMRDCNKLTGLEERFDLVVDSNDVILEKVGILLDEADGLNRSQQPVMPTGFQPPKIVVSSWNRKGSGSDSRSQTFRLLQAKNIQRPQMKFKEKVDNSNTPFIPKIFIKPNAQKPLPSYFTTKQLRKGRPEDLDVPAALADLIHQQRTQEHIEDMFAHPYQFELDHLSIPDGILSKTEPKMYKPLEATSCLFIDTLEDLVALNEKLNEVSEFAVDLEHHSYRSFLGVTCLMQISTREEDFIIDTLELRSEMYILNEAFTNPSIVKVFHGADSDIEWLQRDFGLYVVNLFDTHQASRALNMARHSLDHLLKHYCNVDSDKRYQLADWRIRPLPDEMELYARSDTHYLLYIFDCMKVQLLDFNHGQPGLLQSVWTRSKDISLKKYAKPIFTEESYLEVQRKQKKSFNTQQLTAFRLLFAWRDKLARQEDESTGYVLPTHMMIKISEELPKEPQGIIACCNPVPPLVRQQVNELHLLVQEAREMPLLKAEITMQKNKGLIPIKKPEVTLFGPHDMSRVPDGTETNFSCDDLPVKEGVLFSDDNQKSDNDIKKISHLVASAKITVFEESEEKEIQESPTVAQMKARRIKESFENPFRMYLPSSGVHVNENAKFDPSSKIFEISKRWKLQSMEQQQRELESTKKAKEEAKQQAKRAAEERQKAKESYKKSQQNVATVRQQASKSAKVDGKKRERVPSEVGESAPKPSKKLKYADNNPKTETPPEESFTPFDYSQSDLKVFSETKSKDNSQFDPNKQSHDPKKKKTAAGKKSISGAGNRSMSYLAGTSNRGFHHNWPKK